The proteins below come from a single Pristiophorus japonicus isolate sPriJap1 chromosome 18, sPriJap1.hap1, whole genome shotgun sequence genomic window:
- the tbxa2r gene encoding thromboxane A2 receptor, with translation MSEATVEPSVYNSTMLSKNNNSTPSTHASPWFSTVFSAVGLISNLIAFVVLINAYRKAKSRSRSSFLIFLCGLVLTDLLGLAATASIVLTYHHTTFKWAEVDPQCHLCRFLGFSMVFFGLSPLLLGAAMAVERFLGINKPFLRSTNSSKRRAWGTVFLVWLFSFCIGLLPICGLGHYTHQWPNSWCFFNMTNSTSDVTFSLLFSSAGLLSLAMSVFLNTISVVTLVKVCFNRLSVQRSRDHEVEMMVQLLGIMVIATVCWAPLLVFILKKAFTDSPNDLHMAKTLIVCIRIATCNQILDPWVYILFRRSVLRKINPSIRSRPSIASLYPTINASYSRRFTEASMITA, from the exons ATGAGTGAAGCCACTGTGGAACCATCTGTGTACAATTCTACGATGCTGAGTAAAAACAACAATTCTACACCCAGTACACATGCATCCCCTTGGTTCTCAACCGTATTTTCAGCTGTTGGACTTATCTCTAATCTGATCGCATTTGTGGTGCTAATAAATGCTTACAGAAAAGCAAAAAGCAGGTCAAGATCTTCCTTCTTGATTTTCCTATGTGGCTTGGTTCTGACAGATCTTTTAGGCCTTGCTGCAACTGCATCTATCGTTCTTACTTATCATCATACAACTTTCAAGTGGGCAGAAGTCGACCCTCAGTGCCACCTTTGCAGATTTCTGGGATTTTCAATGGTGTTCTTTGGACTCAGCCCTCTGCTGCTGGGGGCTGCCATGGCAGTGGAGCGCTTTTTAGGAATAAACAAGCCATTCCTGCGTTCTACCAATTCCTCAAAACGTCGTGCTTGGGGTACCGTCTTTCTCGTTTGGCTGTTTTCTTTTTGTATTGGACTGTTGCCTATTTGTGGACTCGGACATTATACACACCAGTGGCCTAATTCCTGGTGTTTCTTTAATATGACAAACAGCACAagcgatgttacattttcattATTGTTTTCTAGTGCGGGATTGTTATCTCTTGCAATGTCTGTTTTCCTGAATACAATCAGCGTGGTTACGCTGGTCAAAGTGTGCTTTAACCGATTAAGTGTCCAAAGGAGCAGAGACCATGAAGTAGAAATGATGGTACAACTGTTGGGTATAATGGTTATAGCAACAGTCTGCTGGGCTCCATTGCTG GTATTTATCCTCAAGAAGGCTTTTACAGATTCACCGAATGACTTACACATGGCAAAAACTTTAATTGTTTGCATTCGAATTGCCACATGTAACCAGATCCTGGATCCCTGGGTTTATATATTATTTAGAAGATCGGTTTTGAGGAAGATCAACCCAAGTATTCGATCGAGACCTTCAATCGCATCATTATATCCCACTATAAATGCATCCTATAGTAGAAGATTCACAGAAGCATCAATGATAACTGCATAG